In the genome of Pseudomonadota bacterium, one region contains:
- a CDS encoding glycine zipper 2TM domain-containing protein: MISHKYVSIIASVALISTLSGCMTGGPKETGGTLLGGIGGAALGAQFGKGTGQLVGVAAGTLLGAFIGNSIGSSLDKADQMYAEKTAQKSFESAPSGQTQGWRNPDSGHSGTITPTKTYQTKSGQYCREFTQTIEIAGKTQQGYGTACRQPDGTWQIVSNN, from the coding sequence ATGATTTCTCATAAATATGTTTCAATAATTGCAAGTGTTGCTCTAATTTCAACACTTTCAGGCTGTATGACAGGTGGACCCAAGGAAACTGGGGGGACGCTGTTAGGAGGTATTGGAGGTGCTGCACTTGGAGCACAATTTGGAAAAGGTACAGGCCAGCTCGTAGGTGTTGCCGCAGGAACTCTTTTGGGTGCCTTTATTGGAAATAGTATAGGATCATCTCTAGACAAAGCTGATCAAATGTATGCTGAAAAGACAGCTCAAAAATCTTTTGAAAGTGCCCCGAGTGGACAAACTCAAGGATGGCGTAATCCAGATTCAGGCCATTCTGGAACAATTACACCAACAAAAACTTACCAAACGAAAAGTGGACAATATTGCCGTGAGTTTACACAAACCATCGAAATTGCAGGTAAAACACAACAAGGATACGGTACAGCTTGCCGTCAACCTGATGGAACTTGGCAAATTGTAAGCAATAACTAA
- a CDS encoding J domain-containing protein gives MMSDPYTILGVSKKATEEEIKKTYRKLAKKYHPDLNPNNKEIEKKFKEITSAYNLLSDPDKRARFDRGEIDAQGSENPEHAYYKAYQQGSGFSQAHGGFDFSDIFSNEDMFSRVFKQGGASGFGTHDARRSRPYSEKGRDVSVILRINFREAALGTKRSITLLDGKVLSVAIPAGTEEGQKLRLKGQGEKGLGNGPSGDVHIEIHIEPHPYFVRKGFDIYLEVPIGLKEAVLGKKIQVPTIHGPVMVNIPEGTNTGQTLRLKGKGIIPEKEGKPGDQYLNFKIVLTNPKDPNLQKFAQKWQEEPSEEDSIRKAWN, from the coding sequence ATCATGTCAGATCCTTATACAATTTTAGGCGTATCAAAAAAAGCCACCGAAGAAGAGATCAAGAAAACTTATAGGAAGTTGGCAAAAAAATATCATCCAGATTTAAACCCAAATAACAAAGAAATTGAAAAAAAATTTAAAGAAATAACCTCAGCCTATAATCTTCTATCTGATCCCGATAAACGTGCGCGGTTTGACCGGGGGGAAATTGATGCTCAAGGTTCTGAAAACCCTGAACACGCCTATTACAAGGCCTATCAGCAAGGTTCTGGATTTTCTCAGGCACATGGGGGATTTGATTTTTCGGATATTTTTTCAAATGAAGATATGTTTTCACGGGTTTTTAAACAAGGAGGAGCTTCGGGTTTTGGTACACATGACGCTCGAAGAAGTCGTCCTTATTCCGAGAAAGGTCGTGATGTTTCTGTTATTTTACGAATTAATTTTCGTGAGGCTGCACTTGGTACAAAAAGAAGTATAACTCTTTTGGATGGAAAAGTGCTGAGTGTTGCTATTCCTGCAGGAACGGAAGAAGGACAAAAGTTGAGGCTTAAAGGACAAGGAGAAAAAGGACTTGGTAATGGCCCTTCTGGAGATGTTCATATTGAGATTCATATTGAGCCGCACCCTTATTTTGTCAGAAAAGGATTTGATATTTATCTTGAAGTCCCCATTGGATTGAAAGAGGCTGTTTTAGGAAAAAAAATCCAAGTTCCAACCATTCATGGGCCTGTGATGGTGAATATCCCAGAGGGCACGAATACAGGACAAACATTGCGTTTAAAAGGAAAAGGAATCATTCCTGAAAAAGAAGGTAAGCCTGGTGATCAATATCTTAATTTCAAAATTGTATTGACGAACCCCAAAGACCCAAATCTTCAAAAATTTGCTCAAAAATGGCAAGAAGAGCCTTCTGAGGAAGATTCTATCCGTAAAGCTTGGAATTAG